From the Primulina tabacum isolate GXHZ01 chromosome 3, ASM2559414v2, whole genome shotgun sequence genome, one window contains:
- the LOC142538696 gene encoding uncharacterized protein LOC142538696, with amino-acid sequence MSPFSLTFGHDAVFPLEIMVPSMRVARQNELSLEHYNEAMIMELEELDELRIQAYNALLLQKQNVARIYNKRVNKKSFHEGEVVWKAILPLGTKDRELGKWSPNWEEPFKVHKVLDGNAYWLSSLDGHPHKRCINGKYLKLYFPSMREKMEKDSE; translated from the coding sequence ATGAGCCCTTTTTCACTTACCTTTGGCCATGATGCAGTGTTCCCATTGGAGATTATGGTGCCATCAATGCGAGTGGCAAGGCAAAATGAACTTTCCCTGGAACATTATAATGAAGCAATGATCATGGAGTTAGAAGAACTGGATGAGTTGAGAATCCAAGCGTACAATGCTCTGCTATTACAGAAACAAAATGTGGCGAGAATTTATAACAAAAGAGTTAACAAGAAAAGCTTCCATGAAGGAGAAGTAGTGTGGAAGGCTATACTTCCTTTAGGAACAAAAGATAGAGAGCTAGGCAAATGGTCTCCCAATTGGGAGGAACCATTCAAAGTACACAAGGTGTTAGACGGAAATGCATATTGGCTATCGAGTCTAGATGGCCATCCACACAAAAGATGCATAAATGGCAAGTATCTCAAGCTTTATTTTCCAAGTATGAGggagaaaatggaaaaagatAGCGAATGA